Proteins encoded within one genomic window of Actinomycetes bacterium:
- the cydB gene encoding cytochrome d ubiquinol oxidase subunit II, translating into MELTTVWFLLIAVLWTGYFVLEGFDFGVGVLLPVLGRTETDRRVMINTIGPVWDGNEVWVLVAGGATFAAFPEWYATLFSGFYLALLVILVSLIIRGVAFEYRGKRPEPSWRRRWDWAIFVGSLLPALLWGVAFGNIVKGVPIERIGDPAHLEYTGNFFTLLNPYALLGGLTTLGLFVTHGAIFLALKTDGDIRARANAMATKVGLVTAVLAVAFLAWSQAFSNNLAGSVVLAVVTAAAFVGALGMNRVGREGWAFILSAVTIAGAVATLFTSLYPNVMPSSVRDIYNLTITNASSSPYTLKVMTWVAVIFTPIVLLYQGWSYYVFRRRLSATNIPAEAPPTPIGAGGSPRS; encoded by the coding sequence ATGGAGCTCACCACCGTCTGGTTCCTGCTCATCGCGGTCCTGTGGACCGGCTACTTCGTTCTCGAGGGGTTCGACTTCGGGGTCGGCGTCCTGCTCCCGGTGCTCGGCCGGACTGAGACCGACCGCCGCGTCATGATCAACACCATCGGCCCGGTCTGGGACGGCAACGAGGTGTGGGTCCTCGTCGCGGGCGGCGCGACCTTCGCGGCGTTCCCCGAGTGGTACGCCACCTTGTTCAGCGGCTTCTACCTGGCCCTGCTCGTCATCCTGGTCTCGCTGATCATCCGGGGAGTGGCCTTCGAGTACCGCGGTAAGCGGCCGGAGCCCTCCTGGCGGCGGCGCTGGGACTGGGCGATCTTCGTCGGCAGCCTGCTGCCCGCCCTGCTGTGGGGCGTCGCCTTCGGCAACATCGTCAAGGGAGTGCCGATCGAGAGGATCGGCGACCCGGCGCACCTGGAGTACACCGGCAACTTCTTCACCCTGCTCAACCCGTACGCGCTGCTCGGCGGCCTCACCACGCTCGGGCTGTTCGTCACCCACGGCGCGATCTTCCTGGCGCTCAAGACGGACGGCGACATCCGGGCGCGGGCCAACGCGATGGCCACCAAGGTCGGTCTGGTCACGGCGGTGCTGGCGGTGGCCTTCCTGGCCTGGAGCCAGGCGTTCTCGAACAACCTCGCGGGGTCGGTCGTGCTGGCCGTCGTCACCGCCGCGGCGTTCGTCGGCGCGCTGGGCATGAACCGGGTGGGTCGCGAGGGCTGGGCGTTCATCCTGAGCGCGGTGACCATCGCGGGCGCGGTGGCGACGCTGTTCACCTCGCTGTACCCGAACGTCATGCCGTCGTCGGTGCGGGACATCTACAACCTGACGATCACCAACGCTTCGTCGTCGCCGTACACGCTCAAGGTCATGACGTGGGTGGCCGTGATCTTCACGCCCATCGTGCTGCTCTACCAGGGCTGGAGCTATTACGTGTTCCGCCGGCGGCTGAGCGCGACGAACATTCCGGCCGAGGCGCCGCCGACCCCGATCGGCGCTGGGGGCAGCCCCCGGTCATGA
- a CDS encoding cytochrome ubiquinol oxidase subunit I — protein sequence MNALDLARWQFGITTVYHFIFVPLTISMAFLVAGLQTVWYRTGNPVYLRATKFWGKLFLINMAMGVVTGIVQEFQFGMNWSNYSRFVGDIFGAPLAVEGLLAFFMESTFIGLWIFGWDRLPKKVHLATIWLTALGTFLSAYFILAANSFMQHPVGYQINPKTGRAELTDFFALLTQDVTLITVAHTITAAFVTGGAFMIGISAWHLARKRHVDVFRPSMKYGLVVALVASALVAFTGDLQGKIMTSKQPMKMASAEALYETEQPAPFSILTIGSLDGSKEIYSIKLPKLLSFLATGSFDGKVEGINNIQAQYVEKYGPGSYIPNIPVTYWSFRLMMGFGFVVLFLSIVGLWLMRRGRLPGGRWFYGLAVFGLFAPILANSFGWIFTEMGRQPWTVFGVFTTPASVSPEVSGGEVLTSMIVFTLLYGVLAVIEVALMLKYVKLGPPAEDEVDQHPYDPDAPADRPLTFAY from the coding sequence ATGAATGCGCTCGACCTCGCGCGGTGGCAGTTCGGGATCACCACCGTCTACCACTTCATCTTCGTGCCGCTAACGATCTCGATGGCGTTCCTGGTGGCCGGCCTGCAGACCGTCTGGTACCGCACCGGCAACCCGGTGTACCTGCGGGCCACCAAGTTCTGGGGGAAGCTCTTCCTCATCAACATGGCCATGGGCGTGGTCACCGGCATCGTCCAGGAGTTCCAGTTCGGGATGAACTGGAGCAACTACAGCCGCTTCGTCGGTGACATCTTCGGTGCGCCGCTGGCCGTCGAGGGGCTGCTCGCCTTCTTCATGGAGTCGACGTTCATCGGCCTGTGGATCTTCGGCTGGGACCGGCTGCCGAAGAAGGTGCACCTGGCCACCATCTGGCTGACCGCGCTCGGCACCTTCCTGTCCGCGTACTTCATCTTGGCCGCCAACTCGTTCATGCAGCACCCGGTCGGCTACCAGATCAACCCGAAGACCGGCCGGGCCGAGCTCACCGACTTCTTCGCCCTGCTGACCCAGGACGTCACCCTGATCACCGTGGCGCACACCATCACCGCCGCGTTCGTGACCGGGGGCGCCTTCATGATCGGGATCAGCGCCTGGCACCTGGCCCGCAAGCGTCACGTCGACGTCTTCCGGCCGTCCATGAAGTACGGCCTCGTGGTGGCGCTGGTCGCCTCCGCGCTGGTCGCCTTCACGGGTGACCTGCAGGGCAAGATCATGACCTCGAAGCAGCCGATGAAGATGGCCTCCGCCGAGGCGCTGTACGAGACCGAGCAGCCGGCCCCGTTCTCCATCTTGACGATCGGGTCCTTGGACGGCAGCAAGGAGATCTACTCGATCAAGCTCCCGAAGCTGCTCTCCTTCCTGGCCACCGGCTCGTTCGACGGCAAGGTCGAGGGCATCAACAACATCCAGGCCCAGTACGTGGAGAAGTACGGCCCGGGGAGCTACATCCCGAACATCCCGGTCACCTACTGGAGCTTCCGGCTGATGATGGGCTTCGGCTTCGTCGTGCTGTTCTTGTCCATCGTCGGGCTGTGGCTGATGCGCAGAGGACGGCTGCCAGGGGGCCGCTGGTTCTACGGCCTGGCAGTCTTCGGCCTGTTCGCCCCGATCCTGGCCAACAGCTTCGGCTGGATCTTCACCGAGATGGGCCGGCAGCCGTGGACCGTCTTCGGGGTGTTCACCACCCCAGCCAGCGTCTCGCCGGAGGTCAGCGGCGGAGAGGTCCTCACGTCGATGATCGTGTTCACCCTGCTGTACGGCGTCCTGGCCGTGATCGAGGTCGCGCTCATGCTCAAGTACGTCAAGCTCGGCCCACCGGCCGAGGACGAGGTCGATCAGCACCCGTACGACCCCGACGCCCCGGCCGACCGGCCCCTGACCTTCGCGTACTGA
- a CDS encoding EamA family transporter — MGLRFVVAGLILAVAVALGSGWRTLRVSSRELRAGAVIGVLLLVCGNGGVARAEKTLPSGLAALLAAAMPLWLVLLRRLSGDHPRALTLAGTLVGFVGIAVLARPGSHGGQVQAWGIVVILVGTRCWAIGTFLSPRLGLPANPFVGTTVEMLTAGLVMLLLSLVLHEWNGFQPAAVPAEAW; from the coding sequence ATGGGGCTGCGCTTCGTGGTGGCCGGGCTGATCCTCGCGGTGGCGGTCGCCCTGGGCTCCGGATGGCGCACGCTGCGGGTCAGCAGCCGCGAGCTGCGGGCGGGCGCGGTCATCGGCGTCCTGCTGCTCGTCTGCGGCAACGGCGGGGTCGCGCGGGCCGAGAAGACGCTGCCCTCGGGGCTGGCTGCGCTCCTGGCCGCGGCCATGCCGCTGTGGCTGGTGCTGCTGCGCCGGCTGTCCGGTGACCATCCGAGGGCGCTCACCCTGGCGGGGACCCTCGTCGGGTTCGTCGGCATCGCGGTGCTGGCCCGGCCGGGTAGCCACGGCGGCCAGGTGCAGGCCTGGGGGATCGTGGTGATCCTGGTGGGCACCCGGTGCTGGGCCATCGGCACGTTCCTGTCACCTCGTCTGGGCCTGCCGGCGAACCCCTTCGTCGGCACCACCGTCGAGATGCTGACCGCCGGGCTGGTGATGCTCCTGCTGTCGTTGGTGCTGCACGAGTGGAACGGGTTCCAGCCGGCCGCCGTCCCCGCCGAGGCCTGGTAG
- a CDS encoding EamA family transporter, with product MVFGSLLAFTAFVWLVGHAPLSLVSTYAYVNPVVAVLLGWAVLTEPVTAVIAVGGGLAVLGVFLVVAGERPRPMTP from the coding sequence GTGGTGTTCGGCTCGCTGCTCGCTTTCACCGCGTTCGTCTGGCTGGTCGGGCACGCCCCGCTGTCGCTGGTGTCCACCTACGCGTACGTGAACCCGGTGGTCGCCGTGCTGCTCGGCTGGGCGGTGCTGACCGAGCCGGTCACCGCGGTGATCGCGGTGGGCGGCGGGCTCGCCGTCCTCGGCGTGTTCCTAGTCGTCGCCGGCGAGCGCCCCCGCCCCATGACGCCCTGA
- the hisC gene encoding histidinol-phosphate transaminase yields the protein MTAPRLRAALDGVPSYRAGRPAPEGAYKISSNENPYPPLPSVLAAIESAAGQVNRYPDFASTALVEALAGRFGVPAEHLAVGTGSVAVAQQVLMAAAGQGDEVIFPWRSFEAYPILVQLSGATSVRVPLAQDGGHDLDAMAAAVTERTRVVFVCNPNNPTGPPVRRAALERFLDAVPGDVLVVLDEAYREFVRDPEVPDGIELYRDRPNVAVLRTFSKAYGLAGLRVGFAVAHEPVAAALRKTAVPFGVSDLAQAAAVASLAAEQELLERVDVLVAERERVLTALRGLGIAVPESEANFVWVGLGGRTEAFAAACERAGVVVRAFPGEGARVTVAEPEASDRFLAVAAAELAG from the coding sequence ATGACGGCACCGCGGCTGCGCGCCGCCCTGGACGGGGTACCGTCCTACCGGGCCGGCCGTCCGGCCCCCGAGGGCGCCTACAAGATCTCCAGCAACGAGAACCCCTACCCCCCGCTGCCGTCGGTGCTGGCTGCCATCGAGAGCGCCGCGGGCCAGGTGAACCGGTACCCCGACTTCGCCTCGACCGCGCTGGTCGAGGCGCTGGCCGGCCGGTTCGGCGTCCCGGCCGAGCACCTCGCCGTCGGCACCGGGTCGGTCGCCGTCGCCCAGCAGGTGCTCATGGCCGCCGCCGGCCAGGGTGACGAGGTGATCTTCCCGTGGCGCTCGTTCGAGGCCTACCCGATCCTCGTGCAGCTGAGCGGGGCCACCTCGGTGCGCGTGCCGCTGGCCCAGGACGGCGGGCACGACCTGGACGCCATGGCGGCCGCGGTCACCGAACGGACCAGGGTCGTGTTCGTGTGCAACCCGAACAACCCGACCGGCCCCCCGGTGCGCCGGGCCGCACTGGAGCGGTTCCTGGACGCCGTCCCTGGCGACGTCCTGGTCGTGCTGGACGAGGCCTACCGCGAGTTCGTGCGCGATCCCGAGGTGCCAGACGGCATCGAGCTGTACCGGGACCGGCCGAACGTGGCCGTGCTGCGCACGTTCTCCAAGGCCTACGGTCTGGCCGGTCTGCGGGTCGGGTTCGCGGTCGCCCACGAGCCGGTGGCGGCCGCGCTGCGCAAGACCGCGGTGCCGTTCGGGGTCAGCGACCTCGCCCAGGCCGCTGCGGTCGCCTCGCTGGCCGCGGAGCAGGAGCTGCTCGAGCGGGTCGACGTGCTGGTCGCCGAGCGGGAGCGCGTGCTCACGGCGCTGCGCGGGCTGGGCATCGCCGTCCCCGAGTCGGAGGCGAACTTCGTCTGGGTCGGCCTCGGGGGGCGCACCGAGGCCTTCGCGGCTGCGTGTGAGCGGGCCGGGGTGGTGGTCCGCGCCTTCCCGGGGGAAGGCGCGCGGGTCACGGTGGCCGAGCCGGAGGCGTCCGACCGGTTCCTCGCGGTCGCGGCCGCCGAGCTGGCCGGCTGA
- a CDS encoding TasA family protein has protein sequence MNESAVKDADRPDRTTEGTTMDDLLNELEPQGPAPEERERRRRLIAAVGIAGLSLLTVGTLSSGAWFSDTETVNAGQIVTGSVILANNTTKTVQFSETNLAPGDTRYAEVHVNNTGSLQLRYAVAANSTAVTSATTGAGGAAIAAAAAAATAAGKTWSPSGYNLADQLWFTVCSVAFVGGACPTTPTNDVLFGGTNTTADLFGDGSVSSTTDSKVLFGSPTDAPGVRANDRVIPAGGSDTLYIKAHLDGPSTDNSWQATGTAISLVFNSFQTANNTP, from the coding sequence ATGAACGAGTCGGCGGTCAAAGACGCCGACCGGCCGGATCGGACTACGGAGGGGACCACGATGGACGACCTGCTCAACGAACTGGAGCCGCAAGGCCCCGCGCCGGAGGAGCGTGAGCGCAGGCGGCGGCTGATCGCTGCAGTCGGCATCGCGGGCCTGTCCCTGCTCACGGTGGGCACGCTGAGCTCGGGCGCCTGGTTCTCCGACACCGAGACGGTCAACGCCGGCCAGATCGTCACCGGGTCGGTCATCCTCGCCAACAACACGACGAAGACCGTGCAGTTCAGCGAGACCAACCTGGCCCCCGGTGACACGCGCTACGCCGAGGTGCACGTCAACAACACCGGCTCGCTCCAGCTGCGCTACGCGGTCGCCGCGAACTCCACCGCGGTGACCTCCGCAACCACGGGGGCGGGCGGAGCGGCGATCGCGGCAGCGGCGGCCGCCGCGACGGCTGCAGGGAAGACCTGGAGCCCGAGCGGCTACAACCTGGCCGACCAGCTGTGGTTCACCGTGTGTTCCGTTGCCTTCGTGGGCGGGGCGTGCCCGACCACACCCACGAACGACGTCCTGTTCGGTGGCACGAACACCACCGCTGACCTCTTCGGGGACGGCAGCGTCTCGTCGACGACGGACTCCAAGGTGCTCTTCGGCTCCCCAACGGATGCCCCGGGAGTCCGTGCGAACGACCGGGTCATCCCGGCTGGCGGCTCCGACACGCTCTACATCAAGGCGCATCTGGACGGCCCCAGCACGGACAACTCCTGGCAGGCCACCGGCACCGCCATCTCGCTGGTGTTCAACTCGTTCCAGACTGCCAACAACACTCCGTAA